GGGATGCTCAGAATCGCCCTCAAGCTCCTTTTACTTACTCAGAGTTGACTACGTTTTGTCGATTCTTTGCCTCCAATCTCTTTTGTGCTCTAGCCTTTAGGGCCTTCAGGTGTTCCTCCTGAATGTTGTCCTTGTTGACAGTCAGATGCCGCTGTACCCGTTCGCTGAACATCACCGGATAAAAGGCGACTGGCAACCCACTTTCTTCCGTCAATGGCAACCCTCATCAGAGGGCAACTCCCCATTCTCCAGGCGTACAATCATCTGCCCAAACATGGTAGCGTGGTGAAAAGCACACTCCTGAAAAGCAGTCAGGTAGAGTCGGTAATTTTCCTCGTTCTTGTTAATTAGTCATCCGGAGACATCGGTTCTGTTTTCTTGGATTCCTTTTGATTCTCAGCTAAAGATAGATCTGAACTTATAGAACTTTGATAATTTAAATTATTTAAAATGTTTAGAAAGTGAGGATAGGTGAAGTCACAATTAACAGGTTAATGGCATCTGCTCCAGCAGTGAGATTTCATCAGATCCCACGTCTCAGCAGATTGATTAGAGATTCTTCAACTGAGACTATTCATTCAGTTTCCGATCAAAATCCTTTTCTAGGTAGTCCTGAAAATCAATGTTCTCTTCGACATCTACTTGGTTGCCTGAAACAGCTACGACCTTAACTTTCTTGCCGACAGGCACTTCCACCTCACATGACCTTACGTTCCAAACATCTGCATTGATTTTGACTTTGCCAGTCCCCTTTTGATTGTCAATCGCCTCTACAAGAACCCCTTCCGTCCCAATCAATCCCTCCACTCCGGATTTATACTTTTGCTGATTTTCACCGCTGAAAGATTTCTTGATCCCGATAAATAAGATCATACTTAGTACTGGCCAAATTCCCAATACTGACCAATTGTCAACAAAATAGCTAACCAGGGCGGTGGCAAGGGCTGCTAAGCCCAAGGGCATCCAGAACATCATCGGCAAAACGAATTCTAGTCCAACCAGCCCTAGCCCAGCGAGGAACAAAATCAACCAAATTTCCATCAGCTTTTCGACTGATTGAACAGATCTCCTAAATTACCAAACGCCGCCATCGATTTGGATGCATCGTACGGAAGATAGACCTTATCCCCCTCACCATGCGTAAATTTCTCATAGGCATCAATGTAAGATTTAGAGATCATGTAGTTCGTAGCTAGTTTGAGATCTCCTCCGAGGGACTCTGCAATTTTTTTGATGGCTTCCTTTTCTGCAGAAGACATGATTTCGAGGGCTTGTGCGGCACCATTGGCTCTTGAGATGGCAGCCTCTCTCTGGCCCTCTGCAGTTTGAATTAAAGACTCTTTTTCACCCGTGGCTTGGTTGATCATTTCTTGTCTCTCACCTTCAGATCTTGCAATTCGAGATTCCTTATCACCCTCTGCAGACAACACCACGGCGCGTCTCTCACGCTCGGCCTGCATCTGCTTTTCCATGGCTTCCAACACTGCCTGGGGAGGTGAAACATTGGCTAACTCCACGCGGTTTACCAAGACCCCCCATTTGTTTGTTACGTCATCAAGAACGATCTTAAGGCTGGAGTTGATTTTATCCCTGGAAGCCAGAGTTTCGTCCAAATCAAATTCACCAATCAGTGACCTCAGGGTTGTTTGGGTAAGTTGACTGATCGCTAAAGGTAGATCGTTGATCTCATAAACGGCTTTTTCGGGATCGGTAATCTGCATGTAGACCGCGGCATCAATTTCAAGGGATACATTGTCTTTGGTGATCGTAGTCTGTGCTGGAATGTCCAGCACTCTTTCCCTCATATCGATTCTCTCTAACTCTTCATCCCGCCAATTGATTTTACGAATCTGTTCGATGACCGGAAGTTTGAAATGAAGTCCAGATTTCATAGTTCTATTAAAGGACCCTAGCCTTTCAATCATCATTACTTCACTTTGCCGCACAATTTTCACCATGTTTTTCATGAATAAGAAGATCATGAATATGATGATGAGCGTGGAGAAGCTAGGAAAGGCATCTAGCAAAGTGTAGATGAGTTCTTCTTCCATGGTTGAGTCTCCTCAAATTAAGAATTATGAACCGCGCACGCTGGCGTCAACGGGTACAGTGCGGTTCCTAAATTGGATTTTGGTGCTTCAACGAGATTTTTCTTCTAATTGGTAGAAGGGCAGTTCTGAATTATTACGTGGATGAAGTCAAGATCCGGAAGCTCACTCTTAGATCCAAACATCATTCTCCGCTGTCAACACTCCCCCAGCCTCTCCCGTGTTGACGACACCCCTTGGTTCTACCAACAATACCTTGCACTCGTTCTCGGCGAAAGGCTTGTGTTCTTTGCCCCGTGGAACCACGAACATGTCTCCCTCACTCAAGTGGACTGTCTGATCCTTGAACACAATGCTCATCGATCCCTCCAGGACAATGAAGGTCTCGTCTGTATCTGAATGGTGGTGCCAGGTAAACTCGCCTTGGATCTTCACCAACTTGAATTGGTAGTCATTCATCTCCGCAATGACTTTTGGAGACCAGTGCTCTGAAATGAGGTTTAGTTTTGCTTGGAAATTGATCGGCCGGCTCACGTTCTCACTCTCTACAACTTATGAATGACGTGCCGCACCACGCCCCAAATTTGGAAGTCATCGTCCACAGAGACTGGGATGCTGGGATAGTCTGGATTTTCTGGCTGAAGTTCAAAACACTCCCGAGTCTGGACGAGGCGCTTGAGCGTGAATTCCCCGTTGAGGGAGACAATCACTACCTTCCCATTGGGTTTTTTCTTCGAGCGATCCACGATCAGCAAGGCCCCATCATGAATTCCAGCACCCACCATTGAGTCGCCACTTGCCCGGACAAAGAAGACGTTGTTTGGATCAGTTACGAGGTACTGGTGCAGGTTGAGGTAGCCATCGTAGTAGTCCTGGGCTGGACTAGGAAAGCCTGCGGAGACCATCGATTCAAACATCGGTCGCTGGTACTCTTCTGCGAGAGGTATCTGTACGGGAAAAACAAAGGTGAATGGGAGTGGGTTCATGTGCATGGTTTTTACTTTGATTACGTGATCAACAGTTTCTGGACGTTCTCTCTCTCAGGACGATCTTCCCCTTTCCTTTTCAAATCCCGCAGTTCATAGGCATACGCCCAAAACTTACGGTAGTCCTGTTTCGTAAGTCGGAGGTTCCCATTCTCATCATGCAGGACCTGATCGAGACTCTTTCCTAAATCA
This genomic window from SAR324 cluster bacterium contains:
- a CDS encoding SPFH domain-containing protein — translated: MEEELIYTLLDAFPSFSTLIIIFMIFLFMKNMVKIVRQSEVMMIERLGSFNRTMKSGLHFKLPVIEQIRKINWRDEELERIDMRERVLDIPAQTTITKDNVSLEIDAAVYMQITDPEKAVYEINDLPLAISQLTQTTLRSLIGEFDLDETLASRDKINSSLKIVLDDVTNKWGVLVNRVELANVSPPQAVLEAMEKQMQAERERRAVVLSAEGDKESRIARSEGERQEMINQATGEKESLIQTAEGQREAAISRANGAAQALEIMSSAEKEAIKKIAESLGGDLKLATNYMISKSYIDAYEKFTHGEGDKVYLPYDASKSMAAFGNLGDLFNQSKS
- a CDS encoding NfeD family protein, with product MEIWLILFLAGLGLVGLEFVLPMMFWMPLGLAALATALVSYFVDNWSVLGIWPVLSMILFIGIKKSFSGENQQKYKSGVEGLIGTEGVLVEAIDNQKGTGKVKINADVWNVRSCEVEVPVGKKVKVVAVSGNQVDVEENIDFQDYLEKDFDRKLNE
- a CDS encoding cupin domain-containing protein, which codes for MSRPINFQAKLNLISEHWSPKVIAEMNDYQFKLVKIQGEFTWHHHSDTDETFIVLEGSMSIVFKDQTVHLSEGDMFVVPRGKEHKPFAENECKVLLVEPRGVVNTGEAGGVLTAENDVWI
- the umuD gene encoding translesion error-prone DNA polymerase V autoproteolytic subunit, translated to MNPLPFTFVFPVQIPLAEEYQRPMFESMVSAGFPSPAQDYYDGYLNLHQYLVTDPNNVFFVRASGDSMVGAGIHDGALLIVDRSKKKPNGKVVIVSLNGEFTLKRLVQTRECFELQPENPDYPSIPVSVDDDFQIWGVVRHVIHKL